AGAAGGACTACTAGCAGTAGAAGACTTTTTAGACTTCTGTGCAGCAAAAGCCATAGCTGCACGTAAACCAGAATTATGTATCATCATAGAAAACGACTTAACATAGCTGGCATATTTTCCTTCTCTACCCTCTACGTTTTTTACACATTCTAAGGCATAAGCAGCCAATTTCTGATCTGTATTTCGCATTATTAACATAGTTCTTTTTATTTATTGTGCTGAGTAAATAGTTGCTTTGACAATTCCCTTCCCTAAGCTAGCATCTCCGCCAATCTGAAAATATTTCAGAGGAGCATCATCTTCTAAAAAGAACTTCTCAAACGCATTCATAATATGAACTGCCGAACTTTCTTTATCTTTAAAATCTTTTCGAGCAAAACACATATTGTATAAAATACTTTCTGCAGGCAAAAACTCTTCATTAAAGAGGTTTTCAGCTGTTCCTTTCTCAGATATTTTATTACGAGTAATTACTTCTGTATGTAGTTCTACAATATCTTTGAACTCATCATCTGGTACAATCAATAGCTTTTGAGCTAAATTTTTGATAGACAAAATAGTTCCTAGCTTTTGAGCAAAAGCAGTAACCTCTGTTCGTTTTTCTGCCGTATAGCTATAGTCTTCCAAAACTAGATTAGTATTTTTTACAAAAAGCTCACAATCATCCCCACAGTAAACCTTTTGTTTATCCTCAAAACGAGGAAAAGCTATATTAGTGCTAGTTCCACCACAAAGTTCAAAAGCATCTTTAAAGCTCTCTAAAACAGCAGGGCAAGTTACCCATGCAAAGGTTCCCCTTAGTGATTTCACAGGAAAAAATAGTAGTCGAACATCAGATAATGCCAGTGCTGCAGCATGGTCTCCACTATTTTTAGAGCCCATTATCTTATCTACTTTTTCACCTACACTTTCTAGACGCTCACGCATAGCTCCCTTCAAAGAAGAAGCCTCCACTTTTGGATACCCCGTATGCTTCTCTCGCTGAATGGGTAAATCAATATAGCCTAAATCATTTCCTGATCCCGCATGTACAGGGCTTTTGGCCTGTAGGAATAAAATTTTATTTTCTGTAAACATAGTGTTATTGTTTTATTTTAGATTTTTCACAAAACTTTCTTGTATTAACTTCCACTGAATCCCTTTTCCTGGATTTAGAAGAGCCTCAGCCCATTTAAGTTTTCCATCACTACCCTTTTCCACTTTAGAAACACACATCCAAATATCAATAGATAAAGAAATATTTAATCTTTCCAACTCTTTTTGAATTTGTTCATCAGTACTCAAATACTCGACAATCTCCTTTGCTTTTTCATCAACTCCTTTTTTCACAAATGGAAAACTATATAAAGTAAATTCTTTAAACTTAAAGTCTAAAAAAACAATCCTAAAACCCAAAGAACTTACTCTACCCCATTTTTTATCATTAACAGGTAAATTAAAGCTCGCAGTCTTCAATTTTTCCTCCCAAAGCCCTATCTGTGTTAAAATCCTCGCTTTATACTGTGACTTTGTCTTATTAAGATTCTTTTTAGACAGAGCATTTTGAAAGGCCTGAATAGTTTTTATTTCTGAGAGACACCACTCAGCCTCCTCATTACCCGTACACCTAATCAGCTCCAAATCTACATCGTTTACAGATCTACAAACATTCTTTTCAGTAGTAGATAAGGCTTCTTTATCCTTATCACTGTAAAGACTTAATATATCTTTTTCTTTATCCCATAAAAAATTGTACCCTTCAAAAAATGGAGTTGGATTTAGTATCGTGTACTGATGTTCTTTATCAGGTTTAGTTTTTTTATTAAAATAAGCCCCTATCAAATGTTCTGCAATTTTTCCTAAAATATCTGCTTTATAAAATCCTTTATCATTGCTTAAATACTTTTTCAAGTATTTGCCTAAATAAGTGAGTTGATATTCACCATCTACTGCTCTAACAATAAATCTTGTTTTTAATTTTTCAGATGACCTAACCCTCATCTCCTTCAAACTTATAACTTCCTTTGTTTTTTTCTCTTCTTCAGTACATTCTTTTATTTGGTCCTCTTCTTTTAACTGTATAGCTTTCGTTAATGCATTAAATTCTTTAATGAAATGAGAGTACTCCATAATCAAATCCCAATCATAATCAATCGGAAACTGCTCTAGGGTAAAGAGTTCGTCACTTTCCTCATAGATATACTTAATGGGAACAGATAAAATCTGTGCAAAAACAGTCATTACTGGAATCATTGCTTTATAGCCCCCAGAAATATTTAGGACTAGCTGGTCTTTTTTGGATGAAGCTTGCTCACTCAAAATGCCAACAACTTCTAGCAAGTTATAAAGCCCTTTTTCTTGAAATTCTTTTAGGTTTTTCACCTGTAAACCAGCCACAGCAAAAGCTTGATCATCTACCTCAGACTGATAGTCAACTGACAGGTAGTTTCTTATTTCCTTTATTCCATCAGTAGTTTTTGGATTTTCTTCCAACAACTTACAACCAACTACTTCTATCTCTACTTCTTTAGCCGCTGCACCTTCTTTATAAATGCCTGAACTAAAAAAATGGGCTACAATACGAGCCGCAGAACAACCTTCTGCGGTATCTGTTGCAACAAAGTACAACTTTACTTTAGCCCCCTTTTCAAGCTTAGCCTCTTCAATGATTTTGATGATAGACTGAATTTCTGCGGATGCTTCGACATTGACATCAGTCTCACTAGCTTTAAGCCAGTAGTCCTTTTTTTTTCTATACTTTTTTAGCCAATTCTCAAAGACACCTTCTGGTGGCCAATACTCTATGTCTTCTTCCTCTGACTCTCGGTTAGATTTTATTTTGTCACGTAAATCATCCAACTTCAAATCATCAATTGGCTTCGTGTTTTTATCCGATATAAAATTAGAGTATATAGAAGTTCCTACCGTGCTAATTATATGCAACATATCCAATTACTTTTTCGCTAGCTTAAACAAACCGTAGCCCTGCTTTCGGTCAGCTTCAACTTTGCATAATGAAAATTTTCCGTTAAAAAAACTGTTAATTTGAGCTTCTGAACTTGCTCTATAATAATAGACTGAACCTGCGGGAACTGCTTTTCTAAGTGGTTTGGGACATTTTTTTGCTAAGTCAAATCCACCTATAGCTACAGGGCTACCAACAACTGCTGTAATTAGCTCAAAACCTGCATCTGCTAATTCTTGAGAAAACCAACCTTTTTCAAAAAAAGTAGGACTAGTTAATACTAACTTAAATACCGTGTCTAGCTTAATGGGCTTATTTTTTAGCTCAATTTCCTTTACCGCTAGTTTAGCCAATTTACCTTCGCCCCCTAACCGAATAAAACTTTTGTTTAAAACTGATAAGTCTGCAAGAGAACGAACCTTTACATTAAAACTCAGATCTTTTTTCATTCGTTTAAAACCAACTCTGTATAAGGCTCTATCATTGTCTGTTAAAAGCGTTCTTGCACTTTGATTTCCAATTTTAGGCTCCTCTACAAAAAGCTGATCTAATGTATATGCCTTTCTAACAGCATTATTAAAAACATCTGGCCCTTTCAAGTATTTATCATATACATTTTCTGCTAAAAGTCCTAGGGACAACAACTCAACTTTAGTATCTTTTTTTGTTAACACATCTATTTGCCCTAACCCCTTAGATAGAATTTGTTGTGATCCATCTCCCTCTTCTTCTCCTTCTAAATTCAACAAACATACTTCTGCATATTGTACCCCCCTCTTTTTATCCTCTTTTTCCTCCTCCTTCAGTCTATCTAATTTTTGAACTAAATCTAAAGGAAGTGGAAATAAGTCTCTAGTCTTATAGTTCAAATTAACCCCAATCACCTCAATACTCTTAGAAGGATCTTGATCTGTATCGACTAATTCTTCTTCTAAGATATGAGGATGTTGATATAAATAAGCAGAACGAATCGCTCCATATAAAACAGAAGGTGCTGGTGGAAAAAGTCCATTCCCCCAACTGTCATCTCCCATTGTAAACGGTTTGGCATCCCTAAAGAAAACGGTATCTAAAGGATTGATTGTCACTTCAAAAATCTTATCCATAGTTCTTATTTATTTGCGGTTTAGTTCTCTAGAAATAAATTCAGCGATGTCAATAAACGACATGAAATTTTGAAAGCCTCCATAGGTTTTTTCATGTGTTTCCTCATGTAGTTTATAAAGTACTTTCCAGTTAGATAGCCTGTCTTCAGTCGTTTCTTCCTTTACATTTAGTTGACGCTCCCATCGCTTTTGCAAATTACGCTTAAGCACATCTTGTAATTCATTTTTTAGTTTCCCATTTGTGCCAACTAAAGACCTGAACTGTTCTGCAAGTTTTTGATTAAACCGTTTGGACAATTCTTCCGCCTTATAGATAGAAGTAAGCTCATCTAAAAATTCTATAGGCCAGTATTCTTGTCCATCATTTTCAAAAGACCAAGGCCATACCGTTTCATGAATCTCTCCTGATCGTTTTAGAACAGCAATAGCAATCGCATTTTTTCCCTCAACTGCTTTTGCTCTATGCTCCATTCCTCTGGCCGCATTCAAAACAATTCCTAAAGGTGTTTTATAATGGCCTACTGCCAATCCCGCAGAAAAAGTGAGCTGGTATTCTTTTGTTTCCTTTTCGCCCATGCCCTCTCCTCTATTGACAATGCGGTCAAATTCTACTCTCAATCGTTTTAGCTGCGAAAAGACATAGTTCAAATTGAAAAAACCAACAAAATCGTCTCCTCCAGCATAAACAGTTCTTCCCCAAGCATTCTCATCTGTAATCTTCCTAGCTTTTTGAGCAAAATTTGCCAAGCGATTCGATAATCGCTGGTAATCTTCTTTACTTTCTGCAGCTTGAAGCTTTTTACCCATGTCATCAGCATCAAAAAATACTACTGCATAATATTTAGCTAATTTTCTTGGATTATCCTTGTCTCCCTTAATAAGCTTAAGGAGTTCATCACGTTTTTCAATGACAAGATTGCCTTTATCTAATGCAGATAAATCCAGATCATTTTCTTCAAAATGCTTTTTGGTCCAGTTATCTTCATAGTATAAATCCCAAGCATCATAATCCTTACGGCCTTGGTTTAAATGCTCTTTTTTTAAGGGTATACCAAGCTTATACTTACAGTCTAAAAGTGCTAACTCTATCGCTTTCAATTTTGCTTCATCATTTATTACCGACTCTATAGTTGGCCGTAATGCAATTTCAGCAATAGAAGGAAATAAGGCCATACCCTTTTTTTGTGCATAAAGTCTTTTCAAAAAAGATATAGCAGATAAGCCCTCTCCCTTTTTTAGAGCTCTGTAGTTTACACACCTCTGTTCATTAGCTCCTAAAATGGTGATGTCATCATCAAAAAGATATTTGTTCTTGCGAAGTTTTTCATCATCACTCGCCTTCTCTTCCTTATCGTTTTTGCGATAAATTTTCACATTATATTCTCCGTCGATCATGCATTTGCGTCCCTGTTCTTCAAAGAAAGCAAAATCTCTAATATTTTTTCGCTCCGCTAATTGACGCTCTAAGTCACCCAAGGCAGCAATAAATTCTTTGTCATCAGTATATTGAAGGCTACTATAATAGCAAGTAAAATAATCTTCTATCTGAGCAAACCAACTAGCAGGGAAAGATATACCTCCAGTTACATCTTTTTTTAAGTAGTCAAAAATATGCTTCTGTAATTCTTCAAAATGACTTTGCCAGTCAATAGTGGAAGCCCTACTTAATTCTGCTACAAAACGATTAGGTTTAGATTCTACTTCCTTATTTGGAAAAACAAATTCAACCTTAGGTTCTAAACTTTTAAGCTTTTCCATCGCCTGACCAATAAGGTCAGAAAGCATTCTACTCCCAACATACAGGTCCTGAGTTTTTCTTGCCTTAGAAATAAAAGACTGCACTGGGCCAATGGTAAATATGAATAGGTGTTTAGTAGTTATCATTATGTTCTCTTTTTTTTAGTAAAAAATCACCTTGATCAGACGAATTACAAACATTATCATTCATTCCATTTTCTTCATCATAAATCACCTGAGTCCAAGTCTTAAAGATACTATCATAAGACACTTCATTACCTAATGGGTATCCACTCAAATATTGATATGGAATAAATGTAATCCTATAATAGATCTCACCCTTTACCTCAAAAAAACTCATAAAAAAAAGCTTTGCGTGCCTCTCTGGAGTCTTCACATTAGGATATGGAGCTGCTACATAGACTTTTTTCTCATCATCAACTTTTTTCTTCCCATTATCTGCATAAATAAGTTTCAAATCAGATATTCCTACCTCCCAACTGCATACCGAGTAAACCCCTTCAAAAACTTTTACTTTTGATGAAAGTGCGGTATATGTTGCCTGTATTTCTTGTTTAAATGCAGAATATCTTAACACTATATCGATATCATCTACATTTGATGCTTTTATAGAACCAAAACCGTTACGGCCTTTTGCTCCCAAACCTCCAAATGCTACTAATGCGCTAAAGGCTGGCTTTATTTCTTTTTCTAAAATTTCTTTGTTGCGACATGATACAATAATATTAAACCGACTTCCCTCTTCAATGTAGTAGTTATCTTGAACTCCATAAGCCATGTACTTTACATCCATTGATACTTCCGGAGAAGAATTTTTAAATATTCGGTCAGAATACTTCACATTCACCTCCCGCACCCTTAACAACACTTTACTACGCTGCTCTGTATTCCCAAAAATCTCCCCCTCCCTCTTCTTCAACTCCTCCAACTCCAAATGCCCATTAAGTGCGCGCCACCAAAACCGCAGCGCCCCTTTTATACTTGGCGCTCGAAGCTCTGGCGTTTTTCCATCGGCCCCAGCCATAAACATGGGCGTAATGGTCTCGCATTCAAAAGTTATTGTGTGCATAAGCTTTTAGTTTTTGCTACAAAAAAAGGGCTGGCCGAAGCACATACTTCGACTAGCCCAATTATATTATGTATAAATATTTTTTCGCACGATTTATCTGTTTTGTCTTTAGGTTCCCCCAAATTAACTTTCCAAACCAAAAAAAGCAAGTTTTGCCCTTATTTTTCACAAAAAAGGAAGTCGCTGTCCAGCCTATCTAGAATATTTTATTTTTTTCTATTTTTTTTGGGGCTGCCCCTGCGCTTCGCTTGGGTCGGGCTATGTCGCAGCTCGCAGGTCTGCTCGGCCCTGCGTTTTTTTTC
This genomic interval from Saprospira grandis contains the following:
- the cmr3 gene encoding type III-B CRISPR module-associated protein Cmr3, translating into MDKIFEVTINPLDTVFFRDAKPFTMGDDSWGNGLFPPAPSVLYGAIRSAYLYQHPHILEEELVDTDQDPSKSIEVIGVNLNYKTRDLFPLPLDLVQKLDRLKEEEKEDKKRGVQYAEVCLLNLEGEEEGDGSQQILSKGLGQIDVLTKKDTKVELLSLGLLAENVYDKYLKGPDVFNNAVRKAYTLDQLFVEEPKIGNQSARTLLTDNDRALYRVGFKRMKKDLSFNVKVRSLADLSVLNKSFIRLGGEGKLAKLAVKEIELKNKPIKLDTVFKLVLTSPTFFEKGWFSQELADAGFELITAVVGSPVAIGGFDLAKKCPKPLRKAVPAGSVYYYRASSEAQINSFFNGKFSLCKVEADRKQGYGLFKLAKK
- the cas10 gene encoding type III-B CRISPR-associated protein Cas10/Cmr2; protein product: MITTKHLFIFTIGPVQSFISKARKTQDLYVGSRMLSDLIGQAMEKLKSLEPKVEFVFPNKEVESKPNRFVAELSRASTIDWQSHFEELQKHIFDYLKKDVTGGISFPASWFAQIEDYFTCYYSSLQYTDDKEFIAALGDLERQLAERKNIRDFAFFEEQGRKCMIDGEYNVKIYRKNDKEEKASDDEKLRKNKYLFDDDITILGANEQRCVNYRALKKGEGLSAISFLKRLYAQKKGMALFPSIAEIALRPTIESVINDEAKLKAIELALLDCKYKLGIPLKKEHLNQGRKDYDAWDLYYEDNWTKKHFEENDLDLSALDKGNLVIEKRDELLKLIKGDKDNPRKLAKYYAVVFFDADDMGKKLQAAESKEDYQRLSNRLANFAQKARKITDENAWGRTVYAGGDDFVGFFNLNYVFSQLKRLRVEFDRIVNRGEGMGEKETKEYQLTFSAGLAVGHYKTPLGIVLNAARGMEHRAKAVEGKNAIAIAVLKRSGEIHETVWPWSFENDGQEYWPIEFLDELTSIYKAEELSKRFNQKLAEQFRSLVGTNGKLKNELQDVLKRNLQKRWERQLNVKEETTEDRLSNWKVLYKLHEETHEKTYGGFQNFMSFIDIAEFISRELNRK
- the cmr4 gene encoding type III-B CRISPR module RAMP protein Cmr4 encodes the protein MFTENKILFLQAKSPVHAGSGNDLGYIDLPIQREKHTGYPKVEASSLKGAMRERLESVGEKVDKIMGSKNSGDHAAALALSDVRLLFFPVKSLRGTFAWVTCPAVLESFKDAFELCGGTSTNIAFPRFEDKQKVYCGDDCELFVKNTNLVLEDYSYTAEKRTEVTAFAQKLGTILSIKNLAQKLLIVPDDEFKDIVELHTEVITRNKISEKGTAENLFNEEFLPAESILYNMCFARKDFKDKESSAVHIMNAFEKFFLEDDAPLKYFQIGGDASLGKGIVKATIYSAQ
- the cmr1 gene encoding type III-B CRISPR module RAMP protein Cmr1 — translated: MHTITFECETITPMFMAGADGKTPELRAPSIKGALRFWWRALNGHLELEELKKREGEIFGNTEQRSKVLLRVREVNVKYSDRIFKNSSPEVSMDVKYMAYGVQDNYYIEEGSRFNIIVSCRNKEILEKEIKPAFSALVAFGGLGAKGRNGFGSIKASNVDDIDIVLRYSAFKQEIQATYTALSSKVKVFEGVYSVCSWEVGISDLKLIYADNGKKKVDDEKKVYVAAPYPNVKTPERHAKLFFMSFFEVKGEIYYRITFIPYQYLSGYPLGNEVSYDSIFKTWTQVIYDEENGMNDNVCNSSDQGDFLLKKREHNDNY